The Pseudomonas azotoformans genome has a segment encoding these proteins:
- the ada gene encoding bifunctional DNA-binding transcriptional regulator/O6-methylguanine-DNA methyltransferase Ada, whose product MTNEQDPRWAAILARDPKADTLFVYGVKTTGVYCRASSVSRLPRPENIEFFDTPAQAEAAGYRASKRVSADQTQLVAHHAQLVADACRHIEQADTAPSLHVLATQANLSPFHFHRVFKAVTGLTPKGYATAHRSRKVRDGLKGSHSVTDALYDAGFNSNSRFYESADQLLGMKPSDYKAGGTNSAILFAVGQCSLGAILVAQSARGVCAILLGDDPDKLVRDLQDQFPKAELVGADQRFEQLVAQVVGFIEAPALGLDLPLDLRGTAFQERVWQALRDIPAGSTASYAQIAARIGAPKSFRAVAQACGANSLAVAIPCHRVVRSNGDLSGYRWGVERKQQLLERESKA is encoded by the coding sequence ATGACCAACGAACAAGACCCCCGCTGGGCGGCCATCCTCGCCCGAGACCCCAAGGCCGATACGTTGTTCGTCTATGGTGTAAAAACCACCGGTGTGTACTGCCGCGCCAGCAGCGTTTCACGCTTGCCACGCCCTGAAAACATCGAGTTCTTCGACACCCCCGCGCAGGCCGAGGCCGCCGGGTATCGCGCCAGCAAACGCGTAAGCGCAGACCAGACCCAGTTGGTTGCGCACCATGCGCAACTGGTGGCGGACGCGTGCCGGCATATCGAACAGGCGGACACTGCGCCCAGCCTGCATGTGCTGGCCACGCAAGCCAACCTGAGCCCGTTTCATTTTCATCGTGTGTTCAAAGCCGTCACCGGCCTGACCCCCAAGGGCTATGCCACTGCGCACCGTTCGCGCAAGGTACGCGATGGGCTCAAAGGCTCGCACTCGGTGACCGATGCCTTGTATGACGCAGGCTTCAACTCCAACAGCCGCTTTTATGAGTCGGCTGACCAGCTGCTTGGCATGAAACCCAGCGACTACAAAGCCGGAGGGACTAACTCGGCGATCCTGTTTGCCGTCGGGCAGTGCTCGCTGGGGGCGATTCTGGTGGCACAAAGTGCGCGTGGCGTGTGCGCGATTCTGCTGGGGGACGACCCTGACAAGCTGGTACGCGATCTTCAGGATCAATTTCCCAAGGCGGAACTGGTAGGCGCCGACCAGCGCTTCGAGCAGTTGGTCGCGCAGGTCGTGGGCTTTATCGAAGCGCCTGCGCTCGGCCTGGACCTGCCGTTGGACTTGCGCGGCACCGCATTTCAGGAGCGGGTGTGGCAAGCCTTGCGCGATATTCCAGCGGGAAGCACGGCCAGCTACGCGCAAATAGCCGCGCGAATCGGTGCGCCGAAGTCGTTCCGCGCGGTGGCTCAAGCCTGTGGCGCGAACAGCCTCGCGGTCGCCATTCCTTGCCACCGGGTGGTGCGCAGTAATGGCGACCTGTCGGGCTACCGCTGGGGTGTAGAACGTAAGCAGCAGTTGCTGGAGCGTGAGAGCAAGGCTTAA
- a CDS encoding CGNR zinc finger domain-containing protein: MTIPAPLEPYVLADDPVLDMLNTRANVDAQPHDFWQSDADVERWLVRLEWVKEGQVPAFEPGALLRVGRELREVIRVLLESRKEGTRGDPAALNGFLRKAVSHPQLAWPASGELRVERQRKQQTPEQFLSMIAEAAARLLVDGDFNLIRTCEHPECVLWFYDRTKAHKRRWCSMALCGNRHKVAEFRKRKLG; the protein is encoded by the coding sequence ATGACTATCCCTGCCCCCCTTGAGCCTTATGTCCTCGCCGATGACCCGGTGCTGGACATGCTCAACACGCGCGCCAATGTGGACGCGCAACCCCACGACTTCTGGCAGTCCGATGCCGATGTCGAGCGTTGGCTGGTGCGCCTGGAGTGGGTGAAGGAAGGGCAGGTGCCTGCATTTGAACCGGGCGCATTGCTTCGGGTGGGCCGGGAACTGCGCGAGGTAATCCGTGTATTGCTGGAGTCGCGCAAGGAGGGAACGCGGGGCGATCCCGCCGCGCTGAATGGCTTTTTGCGCAAGGCCGTCAGCCATCCGCAGTTGGCTTGGCCGGCGTCGGGGGAGTTACGCGTTGAGCGTCAGCGCAAGCAGCAGACCCCGGAGCAATTTCTCTCGATGATTGCAGAAGCCGCAGCGCGTTTGCTGGTAGACGGGGATTTCAACCTGATCCGCACCTGCGAACATCCCGAATGCGTGTTGTGGTTCTACGACCGCACCAAGGCGCATAAACGCCGTTGGTGCAGCATGGCGCTGTGTGGCAACCGACACAAAGTTGCTGAGTTTCGCAAGCGCAAGTTGGGTTAA
- a CDS encoding alpha/beta fold hydrolase, protein MTTPTSVVHYRHVDADGVSMFYREAGDPSAPVMLLLHGFPSSSHMYRDLIPLLATRFRVIAPDLPGFGFTEVPAERDYHYSFDNLAITVGHFVDALELTRYALYVFDYGAPVGLRLAVAHPERVTALVSQNGNAYLEGLGDAWAPIRAYWAEPSQANREVIRNAVISLEGTRYQYLHGVHQPELVAPESYMLDVLLMQRPGNDEIQLDLFLDYRNNLTLYPAFQAFFRAKQVPTLVIWGQNDPFFIPPGAHAYQTDNPNAVVELLDTGHFALETHAAHIAERIHAVLGDAIN, encoded by the coding sequence ATGACCACTCCAACCTCCGTCGTTCACTACCGCCATGTCGATGCCGACGGCGTAAGCATGTTCTACCGCGAAGCCGGCGACCCCTCGGCGCCGGTCATGTTGCTGCTGCATGGCTTCCCCAGTTCTTCGCATATGTACCGTGACCTGATCCCGTTGCTCGCTACGCGCTTTCGGGTAATCGCTCCGGATTTGCCGGGATTCGGTTTTACCGAGGTACCAGCCGAGCGCGACTACCACTACAGCTTCGATAACCTGGCGATCACCGTCGGGCATTTTGTCGACGCGCTGGAATTGACGCGGTACGCGTTGTACGTCTTCGACTACGGCGCACCCGTAGGTCTGCGCCTGGCAGTGGCACACCCTGAACGGGTCACCGCACTTGTCTCGCAAAACGGTAACGCCTACCTGGAAGGCCTGGGGGATGCCTGGGCACCGATTCGCGCCTATTGGGCCGAACCAAGCCAGGCCAACCGCGAGGTGATCCGCAATGCGGTCATCAGCCTTGAAGGCACGCGCTACCAATACCTGCACGGTGTCCATCAGCCCGAACTGGTTGCGCCGGAGTCCTACATGCTCGACGTACTGCTCATGCAGCGCCCCGGCAATGACGAGATCCAGTTGGACCTGTTCCTCGACTATCGCAACAACCTGACGCTGTACCCGGCGTTCCAGGCCTTCTTCAGGGCCAAACAGGTGCCGACGCTGGTGATCTGGGGCCAGAACGATCCGTTCTTCATCCCACCAGGGGCTCACGCCTACCAGACCGACAACCCGAACGCGGTGGTGGAACTGCTCGACACCGGCCACTTCGCCCTGGAAACCCATGCGGCCCACATCGCCGAACGGATTCACGCGGTACTGGGCGACGCCATCAACTGA
- a CDS encoding NAD(P)H-dependent flavin oxidoreductase has protein sequence MSTWPDTRIIDLLGIELPIIQAPMAVGTTTAMVIEASKAGALGSLPAAALSLAQLREALAAIREASPRPINVNFFCHQPPAPDAARDRRWKDLLEPYYRELGADFEAPTPVSNREPFNEAACQVIEEFCPEVVSFHFGLPEKALLDRVKATGAKVLSSATTVEEAIWLEQHGCDAIIAMGSEAGGHRGLFLSDDLNTQIGLFALLPQVVDAVSVPVIAAGGIGDARGIVAAFALGASAVQIGTAYLFTPEANVTPSHHHALRHAQASETALTNLFTGRPARGIVNRVMRELGAINPAAPAFPTSGGALIPLKAKDEAGFSNLWSGQALRLGKDTTTYELTRELAQQALAKLNP, from the coding sequence ATGAGCACCTGGCCAGACACCCGCATTATCGACCTGCTGGGGATCGAACTGCCCATCATCCAGGCGCCCATGGCCGTGGGTACGACCACGGCCATGGTCATCGAGGCCAGTAAAGCCGGGGCGCTGGGCTCATTGCCGGCGGCTGCACTGAGCCTCGCGCAATTGCGCGAAGCCCTGGCCGCCATCCGTGAGGCCAGCCCGCGCCCGATCAACGTCAACTTCTTCTGCCACCAACCGCCAGCCCCCGACGCTGCGCGTGATCGGCGCTGGAAGGACTTGCTGGAACCCTACTACCGCGAATTGGGTGCCGATTTTGAAGCGCCGACGCCTGTGTCCAACCGCGAACCGTTTAACGAAGCGGCTTGCCAAGTCATCGAGGAATTCTGTCCCGAAGTCGTCAGTTTTCACTTCGGCCTGCCGGAAAAAGCCCTGCTGGATCGGGTAAAAGCCACAGGCGCGAAGGTGTTGTCCTCGGCCACCACGGTGGAAGAAGCGATCTGGCTGGAGCAGCACGGCTGCGACGCAATCATCGCCATGGGCAGTGAAGCGGGCGGCCATCGTGGCTTGTTTCTCAGCGATGACCTCAATACCCAGATAGGCCTGTTCGCCCTGCTGCCGCAAGTGGTTGACGCCGTGAGCGTGCCGGTGATTGCCGCCGGGGGAATCGGTGACGCACGCGGAATTGTCGCGGCCTTTGCCCTGGGCGCCTCGGCGGTGCAAATCGGTACGGCTTACCTGTTTACACCTGAAGCCAATGTCACCCCTTCGCACCACCACGCACTGCGCCATGCCCAGGCCAGCGAAACCGCACTGACCAACCTGTTCACCGGTCGCCCGGCACGGGGCATCGTCAACCGTGTGATGCGTGAGTTGGGCGCAATCAACCCAGCAGCTCCGGCCTTCCCCACCTCCGGCGGCGCGTTGATACCGCTCAAAGCCAAGGATGAAGCAGGTTTCAGTAACCTGTGGTCTGGCCAGGCACTGCGCCTGGGCAAAGACACCACCACCTATGAGTTGACGCGTGAACTGGCGCAGCAGGCGCTGGCCAAACTCAACCCATAG
- the modA gene encoding molybdate ABC transporter substrate-binding protein, whose protein sequence is MTIHASRLAILVAALAFGSAHADEVQVAVAANFTAPIQAIAADFEKDTGHKLVAAYGATGQFYTQIKNGAPFEVFLSADDTTPQKLETEGDTVKGSRFTYAVGTLALWSAKEGYVDAKGEVLKKNEFKHLSIANPKAAPYGLAATQVLAKEGLTEKVKDKIVEGQNITQAYQFVSTGNAELGFVALSQIYKDGKVTSGSAWIVPAAMHDPIKQDAVILNKGKDSAAAKALVDYLKGPKAAAVIKSYGYELAK, encoded by the coding sequence ATGACGATTCACGCCTCACGCCTGGCCATCCTGGTCGCTGCCCTCGCCTTCGGTTCGGCCCACGCCGATGAAGTCCAGGTGGCCGTCGCCGCCAACTTCACCGCACCGATCCAGGCGATTGCCGCCGATTTCGAAAAAGACACCGGCCACAAACTGGTCGCAGCCTACGGTGCCACCGGCCAGTTCTACACCCAGATCAAGAATGGCGCGCCGTTCGAAGTGTTCCTGAGCGCCGACGACACCACCCCGCAAAAGCTCGAAACCGAAGGCGACACCGTCAAAGGCTCGCGCTTCACCTACGCCGTCGGCACCCTGGCGCTGTGGTCGGCCAAGGAAGGTTACGTCGACGCCAAAGGTGAAGTGCTGAAGAAAAACGAGTTCAAGCACCTGTCGATTGCCAACCCGAAAGCCGCGCCATACGGCCTCGCCGCTACCCAAGTACTGGCCAAGGAAGGGCTGACCGAGAAGGTCAAAGACAAGATCGTCGAAGGCCAGAACATCACCCAGGCCTACCAGTTCGTGTCCACCGGCAACGCCGAGCTGGGCTTTGTGGCCTTGTCGCAGATCTACAAAGACGGCAAAGTCACCAGCGGTTCAGCGTGGATCGTTCCAGCAGCCATGCACGACCCGATCAAACAAGACGCAGTGATCCTCAACAAGGGCAAGGACAGTGCTGCTGCCAAGGCACTGGTTGACTACCTCAAGGGGCCTAAAGCTGCTGCTGTCATCAAGTCCTATGGTTACGAGCTGGCCAAGTAA
- the modB gene encoding molybdate ABC transporter permease subunit yields MPLSSADFSAIWLTIKLASLTTVILLVIGTPIALWLSRTRSWWRGPIGAIVALPLVLPPTVIGFYLLLTMGPNGYFGQFTQWLGLGTLTFSFAGLVIGSVIYSMPFVVQPLQNAFSAIGTRPLEVAATLRANPWDTFFTVILPLARPGFITASILGFAHTVGEFGVVLMIGGNIPDKTRVVSVQIYDHVEAMEYAQAHWLAGSMVVFAFLVLLALYSSRKTKMGWS; encoded by the coding sequence ATGCCGTTATCGAGTGCCGATTTTTCCGCTATCTGGTTGACCATCAAACTGGCGTCACTGACTACCGTGATCCTGCTGGTCATCGGCACTCCGATTGCCCTGTGGTTGTCGCGCACCCGCTCCTGGTGGCGCGGCCCCATTGGCGCCATCGTCGCGTTGCCGTTGGTGTTGCCACCGACGGTGATCGGTTTCTACCTGCTGTTGACCATGGGCCCTAATGGCTACTTCGGCCAGTTCACCCAATGGCTGGGCCTGGGCACCCTCACCTTCAGCTTCGCCGGGCTGGTCATTGGCTCGGTGATCTATTCCATGCCGTTTGTGGTGCAGCCGTTGCAAAACGCCTTCTCCGCCATCGGCACACGCCCGCTGGAAGTGGCCGCGACCTTGCGGGCCAATCCTTGGGACACATTCTTCACAGTGATTTTGCCCCTGGCGCGGCCAGGGTTTATCACCGCCTCCATCCTGGGTTTTGCGCACACCGTCGGAGAATTCGGCGTGGTGCTGATGATCGGCGGCAACATCCCGGACAAGACCCGGGTGGTGTCCGTGCAAATCTACGACCACGTGGAAGCCATGGAATATGCTCAGGCCCACTGGCTGGCCGGCTCGATGGTGGTGTTCGCGTTCCTGGTGTTGCTGGCGCTGTATTCCAGCCGTAAAACCAAGATGGGCTGGAGTTGA
- the modC gene encoding molybdenum ABC transporter ATP-binding protein produces MIDVRLKLEYSGFALDVDLHLPGRGVTALYGHSGSGKTTCLRCIAGLERAEDGFIQINDEVWQDSRNRLFVPPHKRALGYVFQEASLFPHLSVRANLEFGLKRIPRQQRRVDMAHATELLGIGHLLDRHPQHLSGGERQRIGIARALLTSPSLLLMDEPLAALDSQRKSEILPYLERLHDELDIPVLYVSHAQDEVARLADHIVLLSDGKALASGPIGETLARLDLPLALGDDAGVVINGAVSAYDDHYQLLTLQLPASALHMRVAHAPLAVGKALRIKVQARDVSLSLQAEEHSSILNRLPVTVTQEISADNNAHVLVRLDAGGTPLLARITRFSRDQLQLHPGQSLWAQIKAVAVLA; encoded by the coding sequence ATGATTGATGTACGCCTGAAACTTGAGTACTCGGGCTTTGCCCTGGATGTGGACTTGCACTTGCCCGGTCGCGGTGTGACGGCGCTGTATGGGCATTCCGGTTCCGGCAAGACCACGTGCCTGCGTTGCATCGCCGGGCTGGAGCGCGCCGAAGACGGTTTTATCCAGATCAATGATGAAGTCTGGCAAGACAGTCGCAACAGGTTGTTCGTACCGCCCCATAAACGCGCGCTGGGCTACGTGTTTCAGGAGGCCAGCCTGTTCCCTCATCTGTCGGTGCGGGCCAACCTGGAGTTCGGCCTCAAGCGCATTCCTCGTCAGCAGCGCCGTGTGGATATGGCCCATGCCACCGAGTTGCTGGGCATCGGCCACCTGCTCGATCGCCATCCCCAGCACCTTTCCGGCGGTGAGCGCCAGCGCATCGGCATCGCCCGCGCCTTGCTCACCAGCCCCAGTCTGTTGTTGATGGACGAACCCCTGGCAGCCCTCGACAGCCAGCGCAAAAGCGAGATCCTGCCGTACCTCGAACGCCTGCACGATGAACTGGATATCCCGGTGCTGTACGTCAGCCATGCCCAGGATGAAGTAGCGCGCCTGGCCGACCACATCGTCTTGCTCAGCGACGGCAAGGCCCTGGCCAGCGGCCCCATCGGCGAAACCCTGGCGCGGCTCGACCTGCCCCTGGCGCTGGGTGACGATGCAGGGGTGGTGATCAACGGCGCGGTCAGCGCCTACGACGACCACTATCAGTTGCTCACCCTGCAACTGCCTGCCAGCGCCTTGCACATGCGTGTGGCCCATGCACCGCTGGCCGTGGGCAAAGCGTTGCGTATCAAGGTGCAAGCGCGGGATGTGAGCCTCAGCCTGCAAGCGGAGGAGCACAGCAGCATCCTCAACCGCTTGCCGGTGACGGTTACCCAGGAGATTTCGGCGGACAATAACGCCCACGTGCTGGTGCGACTGGACGCGGGTGGGACGCCGTTGCTGGCGCGCATCACGCGGTTCTCCCGCGACCAACTGCAACTGCACCCCGGCCAGAGTCTCTGGGCGCAAATCAAGGCCGTCGCGGTGTTGGCGTAA
- a CDS encoding DNA topoisomerase IB has translation MSDSALPRDLHYVDDTQPGIRRKTLRGKFQYFDPKGERIHDADEIKRLNALAVPPAYTDVWICADPRGHLQATGRDARGRKQYRYHPRWREVRDTDKYSRLQEFGSALPKLRKQLEAQIAEPGFTREKVLATVVTLLDATLIRVGNTQYARDNKSYGLTTLRTRHVDVKGSEIKFQFRGKSGVEHQISVKDRRLATVVKRCLELPGQNLFQYLDEDGERHTVSSHDVNDYLHSLTGADFTAKDYRTWAGTAMALAVLRELEWQPESDAKRHVVSMVKDVAKQLGNTPAVCRKCYIHPAVLEHFSLGELSKLPKPRIRKGLKAEEVALAMFLEQLAAHLPKKAKTG, from the coding sequence ATGTCCGACTCTGCGCTACCCCGCGACCTGCATTACGTTGACGACACCCAGCCCGGCATCCGCCGCAAGACGCTGCGGGGCAAGTTCCAGTATTTCGACCCCAAGGGTGAGCGCATCCACGACGCCGACGAGATCAAGCGCCTGAACGCCCTCGCCGTCCCGCCGGCTTACACTGACGTGTGGATCTGCGCCGACCCGCGCGGCCACCTGCAGGCCACCGGCCGCGACGCCCGTGGACGCAAGCAATACCGTTATCACCCGCGCTGGCGCGAAGTGCGGGACACCGACAAGTACTCGCGGCTGCAGGAATTTGGCAGTGCACTGCCGAAATTGCGCAAACAGCTCGAAGCGCAAATCGCCGAACCCGGATTTACCCGCGAAAAGGTGCTGGCCACCGTGGTGACGCTGCTCGACGCTACGCTGATCCGCGTCGGTAATACCCAGTACGCCCGCGACAACAAGTCCTATGGATTGACCACCCTGCGCACCCGCCATGTGGATGTCAAAGGCAGCGAAATCAAGTTCCAGTTTCGCGGCAAGAGCGGCGTCGAGCACCAAATCAGCGTTAAAGACCGGCGACTGGCAACCGTGGTCAAACGCTGCCTGGAATTGCCGGGCCAGAACCTGTTCCAGTACCTCGATGAAGACGGCGAGCGGCACACCGTCAGCTCCCACGACGTGAATGACTATCTGCACAGCCTCACCGGCGCCGATTTCACCGCCAAGGACTACCGCACCTGGGCCGGCACTGCCATGGCGCTGGCCGTGTTGCGGGAGTTGGAGTGGCAGCCTGAGTCCGATGCCAAAAGGCATGTTGTGTCGATGGTCAAGGATGTCGCCAAACAGCTTGGCAACACCCCAGCGGTGTGCCGCAAGTGCTACATCCACCCTGCCGTGCTGGAGCATTTCAGCCTCGGCGAACTCTCCAAGCTGCCCAAGCCGCGCATCCGCAAAGGGCTCAAGGCCGAAGAAGTGGCCTTGGCGATGTTTCTTGAGCAACTGGCGGCGCACTTGCCGAAAAAAGCCAAGACGGGTTAG
- a CDS encoding ATP-binding cassette domain-containing protein: MTDVNRLPVLVSLQHLSFQFANGETLLDDLTLSIDHTPTGIVGRNGRGKSILARLIAGLLPPSSGSLNGPGRVIYVAQSITVAPGETVADLTGTAVILAALERMVRGAARIEDLELIDDRWDLAERLRSALDGAGLAQLSFDTPADQLSGGQLARVAIIGALLAAPPLLVLDEPTNHLDSDGRAWLLRVLDAWRDGLVVVSHDRQLLNAMARIIELSPLGVNVYGGNYDAYRLQRDAEQQAASAALDHARLERSRERRRLQKDHDSLQRNAARSRKHAETANVDRFTKARWKGAATEIVSTVRSAHWQHKHELDAQVRQAYERVEDETPTLLALPASAVPNGRQVLSLVDAQLPWLPSTCLNVHLAGPVRVAVRGPNGCGKSTLLKVLAGQWQVVAGECNLPLPCAYIDQHLALLDDQRSIVEQLNLLDTPLAEAELRTRLALLQLDALRVTQPTGQLSGGERLKAAMAIALWREVPAQLLLLDEPTNHLDLESVMAFEQALQGFNGAMVVVSHDATFLQSIKPTHFLDWHDTGWSLEPV, encoded by the coding sequence ATGACTGACGTCAACCGGCTGCCCGTCCTTGTTTCCCTGCAACACTTGAGTTTCCAGTTCGCCAATGGCGAGACCTTGCTGGATGACCTGACCCTGTCCATCGATCACACACCCACCGGCATTGTGGGGCGCAATGGTCGCGGCAAAAGCATTCTCGCCCGGTTGATCGCGGGGCTGCTGCCACCCTCCTCCGGATCGCTGAATGGCCCTGGCCGTGTGATCTACGTGGCGCAGAGCATCACGGTTGCGCCAGGGGAGACGGTCGCCGATCTCACCGGGACCGCAGTGATATTGGCCGCCCTTGAACGCATGGTTCGAGGCGCCGCACGGATCGAAGATCTGGAGTTGATCGACGACCGTTGGGACCTGGCCGAGCGTTTGCGCAGCGCCCTGGATGGCGCGGGGCTGGCGCAGCTGTCCTTTGATACCCCTGCCGACCAACTCAGCGGCGGCCAGTTGGCCAGAGTCGCGATCATCGGTGCGCTGCTGGCCGCGCCGCCGTTGCTGGTGCTCGATGAGCCCACCAACCACCTCGACAGCGATGGTCGCGCCTGGCTGCTGCGTGTGCTCGACGCTTGGCGGGATGGCCTGGTGGTGGTCAGCCATGATCGGCAATTGCTCAACGCCATGGCGCGCATCATTGAACTGTCGCCCCTCGGCGTAAACGTCTATGGCGGCAACTACGATGCCTATCGGCTGCAGCGTGATGCCGAACAACAGGCCGCCAGCGCCGCGCTCGACCATGCACGCCTGGAGCGCAGTCGCGAACGGCGGCGGCTGCAAAAAGACCACGACAGCCTGCAACGCAATGCCGCGCGCTCACGCAAGCATGCAGAAACCGCCAACGTCGACCGCTTCACCAAGGCGCGCTGGAAAGGTGCCGCCACCGAGATCGTCAGCACCGTGCGTAGCGCGCATTGGCAACATAAACACGAACTGGATGCCCAGGTGCGCCAGGCTTATGAACGGGTCGAAGATGAAACGCCGACCTTGTTGGCATTGCCCGCCTCAGCGGTGCCCAACGGGCGACAGGTGCTGTCGTTGGTGGACGCACAGTTACCGTGGCTGCCGTCGACCTGTCTGAATGTGCATCTTGCAGGTCCGGTGCGCGTCGCCGTACGTGGGCCCAACGGCTGCGGCAAGTCCACGTTGCTGAAGGTACTGGCCGGTCAATGGCAGGTCGTCGCGGGTGAATGCAACCTGCCTCTGCCCTGCGCCTACATCGATCAACACCTTGCGTTGCTGGACGATCAACGCTCCATCGTTGAACAGCTCAACCTGCTCGATACACCCCTGGCCGAAGCCGAACTGCGCACGCGCCTGGCGTTGCTGCAACTGGATGCCTTGCGCGTCACCCAACCCACCGGGCAACTCAGCGGCGGCGAACGCTTGAAAGCCGCGATGGCGATTGCCTTGTGGCGCGAAGTACCGGCGCAACTGCTGTTACTGGACGAACCGACCAACCATTTGGACCTGGAGTCGGTGATGGCTTTCGAGCAAGCGCTGCAAGGTTTCAATGGGGCGATGGTGGTGGTGTCCCATGACGCGACGTTCCTCCAATCGATCAAGCCCACCCATTTCCTGGATTGGCACGACACAGGTTGGTCGCTGGAGCCTGTCTGA
- a CDS encoding YoaK family protein: protein MLPSPRKPYANAALAHRQRWRGRVGLMLVASLSVLAGMTDAIGFMASGDFVSFMSGNTTRLAVAISAGDLGLTGRLLLLVATFVVGNALGVLVSRLSRRHALPLLLCIAALLCGAAWLPFADTLLALLAAIIAMGMLNAAVEEVNGLPVGLTYVTGALSRFGRGLGRWLLGERRTGWRVQLIPWTGMFVGAVIGALLEQQMGLKALMVSGVLAGLLGLLSLKIPRRWHLGYMPR from the coding sequence ATGCTGCCATCGCCTCGCAAGCCTTACGCCAATGCTGCACTCGCCCACCGACAGCGTTGGCGTGGCCGGGTCGGGCTGATGCTGGTGGCCAGTCTTTCAGTTCTGGCGGGGATGACCGATGCCATCGGCTTCATGGCGAGCGGCGACTTCGTTTCATTCATGAGCGGCAACACCACGCGCCTGGCGGTGGCGATCAGCGCGGGTGATCTTGGGCTGACCGGGCGGCTGTTGTTGCTAGTAGCAACATTTGTGGTCGGTAACGCACTGGGTGTGCTGGTCAGTCGACTCAGCCGTCGTCATGCCCTGCCTTTGCTGCTGTGTATTGCGGCGTTGTTGTGCGGTGCGGCATGGCTGCCTTTCGCTGACACACTGCTCGCGCTGCTGGCGGCAATCATTGCGATGGGCATGCTGAATGCGGCTGTGGAAGAGGTCAACGGACTCCCCGTAGGGCTGACCTACGTCACTGGCGCGCTGTCACGCTTTGGTCGTGGGCTGGGACGCTGGTTGCTCGGAGAACGACGCACGGGCTGGCGCGTGCAGTTGATCCCATGGACCGGCATGTTCGTGGGCGCGGTGATTGGCGCATTGCTGGAGCAGCAGATGGGCTTGAAGGCGCTGATGGTCAGCGGCGTGTTGGCGGGTTTGTTGGGGTTGCTGTCACTGAAGATTCCCCGTCGCTGGCACCTGGGTTACATGCCGCGTTGA
- a CDS encoding AzlD domain-containing protein: MIFLMIVIMGLAVFLNRYLFIEPRLPVRLNRGAREFLGFAVPGMLTAICGPIIFLADHHLNLSPANPYLLAGISAVALMFWTRNVLVTVLLSMALFYLFRWLL, encoded by the coding sequence ATGATCTTCCTGATGATTGTGATAATGGGCCTGGCGGTTTTTCTCAACCGTTACCTGTTTATCGAGCCGCGCCTGCCGGTGCGCCTCAACCGTGGCGCGCGGGAGTTTCTTGGGTTTGCCGTGCCCGGCATGCTCACGGCGATTTGCGGGCCGATCATTTTCCTGGCGGACCATCATCTGAATCTCAGTCCGGCCAACCCCTACCTGTTGGCGGGTATCAGCGCAGTGGCGTTGATGTTCTGGACGAGAAATGTGCTGGTCACGGTGTTGCTGAGCATGGCGTTGTTCTATCTGTTCCGCTGGTTGCTCTAA
- a CDS encoding AzlC family ABC transporter permease, with translation MPTALPHYAFARGAIAVIPLSLACAPWGLLAGSMAIDAQFSPLEAQGLSAIVFAGAAQLVAIGMVKTGASLISIVLTTLLLTSQHLLYGMHLRPILSPLKTRWRISLGFLLTDEFFALVNHYDRETFNRWYALGVGLTFYIAWNLFTLAGIVLGKSIPGLDQLGLEFSIAATFIALITPVVRDIPTVVCVAVSLLFSVWLSFLHWESAVVVSGLLGMSAGYACKRLGVGQP, from the coding sequence ATGCCTACTGCCTTACCTCATTACGCCTTTGCTCGCGGCGCCATTGCCGTTATTCCCTTGTCCCTGGCCTGCGCGCCTTGGGGCCTGCTGGCCGGTTCCATGGCCATCGATGCGCAATTCAGCCCGTTGGAAGCCCAGGGCTTATCCGCCATCGTGTTTGCCGGTGCGGCGCAACTGGTTGCCATTGGGATGGTCAAGACTGGCGCCAGCCTGATTTCCATCGTGCTGACCACCTTGCTGCTGACCTCCCAGCATCTGCTGTATGGCATGCACCTGCGGCCAATCCTTTCTCCCCTCAAGACCCGCTGGCGTATCAGCCTGGGCTTTCTGTTGACCGACGAATTCTTCGCACTGGTCAACCACTACGACCGCGAGACCTTTAACCGTTGGTATGCGCTAGGCGTCGGGCTGACGTTCTACATCGCCTGGAACCTGTTCACCCTGGCGGGCATTGTGCTCGGCAAAAGCATTCCCGGCCTTGATCAACTGGGGCTGGAGTTTTCCATTGCCGCCACCTTCATCGCGTTGATCACGCCGGTGGTGCGGGATATTCCCACGGTGGTCTGCGTGGCGGTCTCACTGCTGTTTTCGGTGTGGTTGAGCTTCCTGCACTGGGAATCGGCGGTGGTGGTGTCCGGCCTGTTGGGCATGAGCGCGGGTTACGCCTGCAAGCGATTGGGAGTAGGGCAGCCATGA